The proteins below are encoded in one region of Metabacillus dongyingensis:
- the topA gene encoding type I DNA topoisomerase, translated as MSDFLVIVESPAKAKTIERYLGKKYKVKASMGHVRDLPRSQIGVDTEGNYEPKYITIRGKGPVLKELKTAAKKAKKVYLAADPDREGEAIAWHLAHSLDVDVLSDCRVVFNEITKDAIKESFKHPRPINMDLVDAQQARRILDRLVGYKISPILWKKVKKGLSAGRVQSVAVRLIIDREKEIKAFVPEEYWTIESQFLKDQDLFDGAFFGINGKKAELKTEADVNNVLNKIKGNNFTVTNVSKKERKRNPAVPFTTSTLQQEAARKLNFRAKKTMMIAQQLYEGMDLGKEGTVGLITYMRTDSTRISETAQQEAFTFIEQKYGKEFTNTAKKAAKKNSNTQDAHEAIRPTSTLKDPASLKEFLSRDQLRLYKLIWERFVASQMASAVLDTMSVDLNNNDVMFRANGSKIKFPGFMKVYVEGNDDGVEEKDRMLPDLQNGDVVYSKDIEPAQHFTQPPPRYTEARLVKTLEELGIGRPSTYAPTLDTIQKRGYVALDNKRFIPTELGEIVLELIMEFFPEIINVEFTAKMENSLDEIEDGNVQWVNIIDDFYKDFAKRLEVAENEMEEIEIKDEPAGVDCEECGNPMVFKMGRYGKFMACSNFPDCRNTKPIVKEIGVPCPKCEKGNIVERKSKKRRIFYGCDQFPECDFLSWDKPIARSCPKCDNMLVEKKLKKGMQVQCVNCDYKEEQQK; from the coding sequence ATGTCGGATTTTTTAGTGATTGTTGAATCGCCGGCAAAAGCGAAAACAATCGAACGATATCTAGGGAAAAAATATAAGGTTAAAGCTTCTATGGGGCATGTCCGCGATCTTCCAAGAAGTCAGATCGGCGTAGACACTGAGGGGAATTACGAACCGAAATATATTACTATTCGGGGAAAAGGGCCGGTCCTTAAAGAATTAAAAACAGCAGCAAAAAAAGCAAAAAAAGTCTATCTCGCAGCTGACCCGGATCGCGAAGGGGAAGCCATTGCCTGGCACCTCGCTCATAGTCTTGACGTTGACGTTCTGTCAGACTGCCGAGTTGTTTTCAATGAGATAACAAAGGATGCCATTAAAGAATCATTTAAACATCCTCGTCCCATCAACATGGATTTAGTTGATGCTCAGCAGGCGAGACGGATTCTGGACAGATTAGTCGGTTACAAAATCAGCCCGATTCTCTGGAAAAAAGTAAAAAAAGGGTTAAGTGCGGGACGCGTTCAGTCTGTTGCTGTCCGTTTAATCATTGACCGCGAAAAAGAAATAAAAGCATTTGTTCCGGAAGAATACTGGACAATAGAAAGTCAATTCTTAAAAGACCAAGATCTTTTCGATGGTGCATTCTTTGGGATCAACGGAAAAAAAGCTGAATTAAAAACCGAAGCTGATGTTAACAACGTGTTAAATAAAATCAAAGGCAACAATTTTACAGTCACAAACGTTTCGAAAAAAGAAAGAAAACGTAATCCTGCAGTACCATTTACAACATCCACACTTCAGCAGGAAGCGGCACGTAAATTAAATTTCAGAGCGAAAAAGACAATGATGATTGCCCAGCAGCTATACGAAGGAATGGACCTTGGAAAAGAGGGAACTGTCGGTCTGATTACGTACATGCGTACAGATTCTACAAGAATTTCCGAAACAGCCCAGCAAGAAGCATTTACTTTCATTGAACAGAAATATGGCAAAGAATTTACGAATACAGCCAAAAAGGCTGCGAAGAAAAATTCAAATACCCAAGATGCCCATGAGGCGATCCGCCCTACTTCAACTTTGAAGGATCCCGCATCTTTAAAAGAATTCTTAAGCCGCGATCAGCTGCGTTTATACAAACTGATCTGGGAACGTTTTGTAGCAAGTCAAATGGCATCGGCCGTACTCGATACAATGAGCGTCGATTTAAACAATAACGATGTGATGTTCAGAGCAAATGGCTCCAAAATTAAATTTCCGGGATTTATGAAAGTGTATGTCGAAGGAAATGATGATGGAGTGGAGGAGAAGGACCGCATGCTTCCTGATTTACAAAATGGAGATGTGGTTTATTCAAAAGATATAGAACCTGCTCAGCATTTCACTCAGCCACCTCCGCGATATACAGAGGCAAGACTTGTGAAAACCCTTGAAGAGCTGGGAATAGGCAGACCGTCCACTTATGCACCTACTCTTGATACGATTCAGAAAAGAGGATATGTTGCCCTTGATAATAAACGTTTTATTCCGACTGAGCTTGGTGAAATCGTTCTTGAATTGATCATGGAATTTTTCCCTGAAATCATAAATGTTGAATTTACGGCTAAAATGGAAAACAGTCTTGATGAAATTGAAGACGGAAATGTACAATGGGTCAATATCATTGACGATTTCTACAAAGATTTTGCAAAGCGCCTGGAAGTCGCTGAAAATGAAATGGAAGAAATCGAAATTAAAGATGAACCGGCAGGTGTTGACTGTGAAGAATGCGGCAACCCAATGGTGTTTAAGATGGGGCGTTACGGAAAATTCATGGCTTGCTCGAATTTCCCTGATTGCCGCAATACAAAACCGATTGTGAAAGAAATCGGGGTTCCATGTCCGAAATGTGAAAAAGGAAATATTGTCGAAAGAAAATCAAAGAAACGCCGCATTTTCTATGGCTGTGATCAGTTTCCAGAATGTGACTTCCTATCATGGGATAAACCGATTGCAAGATCATGTCCGAAATGTGATAATATGCTAGTTGAGAAAAAACTTAAAAAGGGCATGCAGGTACAGTGCGTGAACTGTGATTATAAAGAAGAACAGCAAAAGTAA
- the trmFO gene encoding FADH(2)-oxidizing methylenetetrahydrofolate--tRNA-(uracil(54)-C(5))-methyltransferase TrmFO encodes MNNKTVNVIGAGLAGSEAAWQLANRGVQVNLYEMRPVKQTPAHHTDKFAELVCSNSLRANGLTNAVGVLKEEMRMFDSVIIKSADDCAVPAGGALAVDRHEFAALVTDRVKGHPNVKVITDEVTEIPAGPTIIATGPLTSKALSEQLKALTGEEYLYFYDAAAPILEKDSIDMDKVYLKSRYDKGEAAYLNCPMTEEEFDRFYDALIEAETVPLKEFEKEIFFEGCMPIEVMAKRGKKTMLFGPLKPVGLEDPKTGKRPHAVVQLRQDDAAGTLYNIVGFQTHLKWGPQKEVLKLIPGLENAEIVRYGVMHRNTFINSPKMLKPTYQYKEREDLFFAGQMTGVEGYVESAASGLLAGINAAKYVLGEEMLVLPHETAMGSMARYITTANPDNFQPMNANFGIFAELPERIKNKKERYERYANRALETIQKISKKS; translated from the coding sequence ATGAACAATAAAACAGTAAATGTAATTGGAGCCGGTCTTGCCGGAAGTGAAGCAGCATGGCAGCTTGCAAATCGCGGAGTCCAGGTAAACTTGTATGAAATGAGACCGGTTAAACAAACACCTGCTCATCATACAGATAAATTTGCAGAGTTGGTGTGCAGTAATTCACTGCGTGCTAATGGTTTAACAAATGCAGTAGGCGTTCTGAAAGAAGAAATGAGAATGTTTGATTCAGTCATTATTAAATCTGCTGACGATTGTGCAGTACCAGCTGGGGGCGCATTGGCAGTTGACCGTCACGAATTTGCAGCCCTTGTTACGGATCGTGTAAAAGGACATCCGAATGTTAAGGTCATCACTGACGAAGTAACTGAAATCCCCGCTGGTCCTACAATTATTGCAACTGGTCCGCTTACTTCTAAAGCATTATCCGAGCAATTAAAGGCTCTTACGGGAGAAGAATATTTATACTTTTATGATGCAGCTGCACCAATTCTTGAAAAAGACAGCATTGACATGGACAAGGTATACTTGAAATCCCGTTATGATAAAGGCGAAGCAGCATATTTAAACTGCCCGATGACAGAAGAAGAGTTTGATCGTTTCTATGATGCGCTTATTGAAGCAGAAACAGTTCCTCTAAAAGAATTTGAAAAGGAAATTTTCTTTGAAGGTTGCATGCCGATTGAAGTAATGGCAAAACGCGGTAAAAAGACGATGCTTTTTGGACCGCTTAAACCTGTTGGACTTGAAGATCCGAAGACCGGAAAAAGACCTCATGCGGTCGTTCAGCTCAGACAGGATGATGCTGCCGGCACACTTTATAACATTGTCGGTTTTCAGACACATTTAAAATGGGGTCCTCAAAAAGAAGTATTGAAGCTGATTCCAGGATTAGAGAATGCAGAGATTGTCAGATACGGTGTTATGCACAGGAATACATTCATTAATTCTCCTAAAATGCTGAAGCCGACTTATCAGTATAAAGAGAGAGAAGATCTGTTCTTTGCAGGTCAAATGACAGGCGTTGAAGGATATGTGGAATCTGCTGCTTCTGGCTTATTAGCCGGCATCAATGCTGCTAAATATGTTCTCGGAGAAGAAATGCTTGTCCTTCCTCATGAGACAGCTATGGGAAGCATGGCAAGATATATTACAACAGCAAATCCTGACAATTTCCAGCCGATGAATGCGAATTTTGGCATTTTTGCAGAGCTTCCGGAGCGTATTAAAAATAAAAAAGAACGCTATGAAAGATACGCTAACAGAGCGCTGGAAACAATTCAAAAAATTTCGAAAAAATCATAG
- the dprA gene encoding DNA-processing protein DprA, producing the protein MLEIEKTLIHLSHCRGFRHLNFFKLLKADPTLTSIYGLSDQEIQLLFKLTDQTLPQFLQDFHSFNLQDIKAHYEEQNFHMLTLFNDTYPELLREIPDPPPILFYKGDISLLKSKKMISIVGTRNPTTYGSNALKKIVPPLVRDGWTIVSGLAKGIDALAHCAALNEKGATIGVIAGGLHHFYPKENKALFEKMSSEQLVLSEHPPNVKPQKWHFPQRNRIISGLSLGTVVMQAKEKSGSLITANTAIDQGRQVFAVPGSIFDDFSAGANQLIKQGAYLAEDGSDIINDLFLQV; encoded by the coding sequence ATGCTCGAAATAGAAAAAACGCTTATCCATTTATCCCACTGCAGGGGCTTTCGCCACCTGAATTTTTTCAAACTGCTTAAAGCCGATCCAACTTTAACATCCATATATGGGCTCTCAGATCAAGAGATCCAGCTGCTTTTCAAGCTCACAGATCAAACCCTTCCACAATTCCTTCAAGATTTCCACTCTTTTAACCTTCAAGACATAAAGGCTCATTATGAGGAACAAAACTTTCATATGCTCACTCTTTTTAATGACACCTACCCAGAACTGCTGCGTGAGATTCCAGATCCCCCTCCAATTCTATTTTATAAAGGTGACATCTCTCTTCTAAAATCAAAAAAAATGATCAGTATAGTAGGAACACGGAATCCTACAACATACGGCTCAAATGCGCTGAAAAAAATTGTGCCGCCCCTAGTCAGAGATGGATGGACCATTGTAAGCGGGCTGGCTAAAGGTATTGACGCTCTTGCTCATTGTGCCGCCTTAAATGAAAAGGGAGCAACAATCGGAGTTATAGCAGGGGGCTTGCATCACTTTTATCCTAAGGAAAATAAAGCTCTGTTTGAAAAAATGTCCTCTGAACAGCTTGTCCTCTCTGAACATCCTCCAAATGTAAAACCTCAAAAATGGCACTTTCCTCAAAGAAACCGGATTATTAGCGGCTTGAGCCTTGGAACAGTTGTGATGCAGGCTAAAGAGAAAAGCGGATCGCTGATTACGGCTAACACTGCAATAGATCAGGGGAGACAGGTTTTTGCTGTTCCGGGGTCTATATTTGATGATTTCTCTGCTGGAGCGAATCAGCTGATCAAGCAGGGAGCATACCTCGCAGAAGACGGCAGCGATATCATAAATGATCTCTTTTTGCAGGTATAA
- the xerC gene encoding tyrosine recombinase XerC has protein sequence MENVKNSLSLFVEYLQIEKNYSQYTIVNYVADIEDFFIFMKEQSLIDLQLITYSDTRLYLTQLHQKNFARKTISRKISSLRSFYRFLNRERLAAENPFASVSLPKKEQRLPQYLYEKELEQLFTLSDPATAAGQRNQALLEVLYGTGIRVSELCQIRLSDLDLHIGTVLVNGKGGKQRYVPFGSFAQDTLELYLSSGRKQLLLKDKQTGDHDHLFVNQRGGPLSVRGVRHILNEMIKKTSSTMNISPHMFRHTFATHLLNEGADMRSVQELLGHSHLSSTQIYTHVTKDHLRNIYMSHHPRA, from the coding sequence ATGGAAAATGTTAAGAATTCTTTAAGTTTGTTCGTAGAATATTTACAAATTGAGAAAAACTATTCACAATATACAATTGTGAATTATGTTGCTGATATAGAAGATTTTTTTATATTTATGAAGGAACAATCTTTGATTGATCTTCAGCTCATTACATATTCTGATACAAGATTATACTTAACTCAGCTGCATCAAAAAAATTTTGCCAGAAAAACGATTTCAAGAAAAATTTCTTCGTTAAGGAGCTTTTACAGATTCCTTAATCGGGAAAGGCTAGCAGCAGAAAATCCATTTGCGAGTGTCTCTCTTCCGAAAAAAGAGCAGAGGCTGCCTCAATACTTATATGAAAAAGAGCTCGAGCAGCTGTTTACTCTATCAGATCCTGCTACTGCAGCCGGCCAGAGAAATCAGGCATTGCTTGAAGTTTTATATGGTACAGGTATAAGGGTAAGCGAATTGTGTCAAATAAGGCTTTCCGATCTTGACTTGCATATTGGCACTGTCCTTGTAAACGGAAAAGGCGGAAAACAGCGCTATGTTCCCTTTGGAAGCTTTGCACAGGACACTTTGGAACTTTATCTATCTTCAGGAAGAAAGCAGCTGCTTCTTAAAGATAAACAAACCGGTGATCATGATCATCTCTTTGTCAATCAGCGGGGCGGACCTTTATCTGTTAGAGGGGTCCGGCACATTTTAAATGAAATGATTAAGAAGACTTCTTCAACCATGAATATCAGCCCGCATATGTTCAGGCATACGTTTGCGACACACCTTTTGAATGAAGGTGCTGATATGAGAAGCGTTCAGGAGCTTTTAGGTCATTCCCATTTATCTTCTACACAAATCTATACTCATGTGACAAAAGATCATTTACGAAACATTTATATGTCTCATCATCCGCGTGCTTAA